The Perca fluviatilis chromosome 2, GENO_Pfluv_1.0, whole genome shotgun sequence genome includes a region encoding these proteins:
- the zgc:162730 gene encoding mRNA decay activator protein ZFP36 — MSEMLDNIFTKNFRNLALDRNLALDRNLALDALVPKQSQLKGPGQSRLNRSASVFSPPSPPASSSHSLSTEHVNNNDNSSPFWSSNIWSQGPVSKPKPLSFRPDRSMSLTESSSSSLLSSFGQLKNLEAFPSATTVAPPPGFPPSASLQAQVPQMVAPNRYKTELCRGFQETGSCKYGSKCQFAHGEAELRGLFRHPKYKTEPCRTFYNFGYCPYGSRCHFIHEDRISGAPLSTAKFQNQQQPTPSGQNQRHQLRQCVSFAGFLGSSRSSPPPSFPSSFNDPNLGFSRAPSVSPPPADLLSPVFGDSLQREAAAFQFGNHQTRASTGDIHNIPLILEPKSRCVCGHGNNFNISRVSASVEDGHQQDSSMLFPGPGGHGGFMKPAGLQRFSSEDSLEDSYSSSSGGSSGTESPTFDAATKRLTVFERLSLSD, encoded by the exons ATGTCCGAAATGCTTGACAACATCTTCACGAAG AACTTTAGGAACCTGGCCCTGGATAGGAACCTGGCCCTGGATAGGAACCTGGCCCTGGATGCCTTGGTCCCGAAACAGTCTCAACTCAAAGGCCCAGGCCAGAGTCGGCTGAACCGGTCAGCCTCCGtcttctctcccccctccccccctgccTCCTCGAGCCACAGCTTGAGCACCGAGCATGTTAACAATAACGACAACAGCAGCCCTTTCTGGTCATCCAACATCTGGAGCCAGGGCCCTGTCTCCAAACCGAAACCGCTCTCCTTCAGGCCCGACCGCTCCATGAGCCTGACCgagtccagcagcagcagcctgcttTCCTCTTTTGGACAGCTCAAAAACCTGGAGGCTTTCCCCTCTGCTACTACTGTGGCTCCACCGCCTGGCTTCCCTCCCTCAGCTTCCCTCCAAGCCCAGGTTCCACAAATGGTGGCCCCTAATCGTTACAAGACTGAGCTGTGCCGTGGCTtccaggagacaggcagctgcAAGTATGGCAGTAAGTGCCAGTTTGCCCACGGCGAGGCAGAGCTGCGTGGACTGTTCCGCCACCCCAAGTACAAGACCGAGCCCTGCAGAACCTTCTACAACTTTGGCTACTGCCCCTATGGCTCACGCTGCCACTTCATCCATGAGGACAGAATTAGCGGAGCGCCGTTATCAACGGCCAAATTCCAGAATCAGCAGCAACCGACTCCCAGTGGTCAGAATCAACGCCACCAGCTACGCCAGTGTGTCAGCTTCGCCGGGTTCCTGGGGTCTTCACGCAGCTCACCTCCTCCATCATTCCCTTCATCCTTCAATGATCCTAACTTGGGCTTCAGCCGTGCTCCATCTGTTTCCCCACCTCCCGCTGATCTCCTCTCCCCAGTGTTTGGCGATTCCCTGCAGCGGGAGGCAGCAGCATTCCAGTTTGGCAACCATCAGACCCGTGCCAGCACCGGAGACATCCACAACATTCCTCTTATCCTGGAGCCAAAGTCccgctgtgtgtgtggccaTGGAAATAACTTTAACATCAGCAGAGTCTCTGCCAGCGTGGAGGACGGCCACCAGCAGGACAGCAGCATGCTGTTTCCTGGTCCTGGAGGCCACGGAGGATTCATGAAGCCTGCTGGACTCCAGCGTTTCTCCTCTGAGGACTCCCTGGAGGAcagctacagcagcagcagcggaggTTCCAGCGGAACCGAGTCTCCCACATTCGATGCAGCCACCAAGAGGCTCACTGTGTTTGAACGCCTGTCCCTGTCCGACTAA